CGCGGTTCTCTTTGCCGTCGGCCGCGGCCTTGAGAAACGCGGCGGCCCCTCGGGCGATGCCCTTGGCCGCCTCGGCCTCGGTGAGGCGCGCCAGCTCGTCGGTGCAGGCCTTCTGGAGCTCGGGCGCGTCGCGCCGGAGGCGCTCGGCCAGGCGGCGCGCGTCGGTGAGGCGCCCGGCCTGGCGGAGCGCGGCCGCCTGATGGTAGCGGATGGTGCTCCGCATGGCGTCGAGCTCGGGGAACCGCTTGACCATCTCCTCGCCCCAGGCCAGGAGGGCGGCGGGGTCGTTGCCGGCGGCGAGCTTCTGGGCGTGCCCCTCGACGGCCTTGCGCACGCCCTCGAGCGCGGCGGGCTTCTCGGGGTAGTCGCGCGCGGTCAGGGGGCTGAGGGTGGCGATGGCGCGCAGGTAGTCGCCGGCCTCGAGGTCGAGCAGGCCCAGCTCGAGGCGCGCCTTGAGCTGGAGCGCGGGCAGGTGCTCGTCGTTGCCGAGGACCTCCTGAAGGTCGCGGCGCGCAGCGGCGGGGTCGGTCTTGCCGAGGATCTTGGCGCGCTCGATGTGAGCGCGGGTGCGGCGCGGCCCGGCCTGCCCGGCGATGACGTCGTCGAGAAGCCGGATGGCGCCGGGCGCGTCGCCGCCCTTGGCGAGGAGCTCGGCGAGGATGAGGCGGGCCTCGAAGGCCTCGGGGCTGCTGGGGGCGGCGGCGATCAGCGCCCGCAGGCGCTGCGCCGCCTCGTCGGGCGCGTCCTTGAGCATCGCGCGCGCCTCGGCCAGCGTGCGCAGGCCCTCCACCGCCCCGTTGCCCTGCCGCAGCCTGTCCTCGAACTCCGGCGGCATCGGCATCCGTCCGGCGTCCTGGAGATAGAATCGGATGTAGACGCCGGCCGCGACGGCCAGGACGGCCAGGACGAGCAGGGACAGGATGGACCTCACGCGCTTGCCCACGAGATGCTCCTTGTGTTCACTTGCGATGGAACTGACGCTCCAACTCCCCCAGAGAGAAGACCAGCGCGGTCGGGCGCCCGTGGGGGCAGGTGTCGGCCCGGGGCCCCAGCGCGGCCCGGCGGGCCAGCAGAGCGGCCGCCTCGCTCGCGCGGAGCGGGTCGCCCGCTTTCACCGCGGCCTTGCAGGCGAGCGCGCAGGCGAGGCGTCGCCGGTGGCGCTCGACCGCCGAGACGCCGGGGCCGCCCTCCCCTTCGTCCTCGGCCATCTCGGCGAGCAGGTCGTGGACGAGGGTGCCCACGTCGAGGTCGCGCGTCAGCCGCGGCACGGCGCGCACGGTCAACGCGTCGCCGCCGAACAGCTCGGCCTCCAGCCCCAGGGCGCGCAGCGGCTCGAGCGCTCCGGCGGCGAGGGCCGCCTCGGCGGCGCTCAGCGGCACCACCTCGGGCATCAGGAGGCGCTGGGCCTCGACCTTCGCCTCGGCGCTCCGCTGCAACAGCTCCTCGTACAGCACGCGCTCGTGGAGCGCGTGCTGGTCGGTCACGCGGAAGCCCTCGGGCGTTTCCTCGACCAGGTACGTGCCGTGGAGCTGGAGGAAGGCGGGCGGCGCGTCGGGCGCGGCGAAGGGATCGGCCGGCGCCGGCACGGTGCGGGGCCGGGTGCGCGCGTCGTCGAGGTGCTCGGGGGCCGCGGCAAAGGGCAGCCGCGGCGTCACCGGCGGCGAGCGCAGGGCGAATTCCTCCGCGGCACGCGCGGGCGCCGACCGGCGCACGTGGTCCCAGGATGGCGGCACCGGCGCGCTCGGGCGCAGCGGCGGGGCCAGGTCGGCCGCGGCCAGCGCGGCCCGCAGGGCGCCCAGCACGCTCGCGAACACTCGCCGGCCCTGGCGGAAGCGCACCTCGATCTTCGTCGGGTGCACGTTGAAGTCGGCCTCGCGCGGGTCAATCTGAAGGAACAGGAAGAGGGCGGGGTAGCGCCCGCGCGGCAGCAGCCCCTCGTAGGCCTGGCGTATGGCGCTGGCGAGGGCCTTGTCGCGCACGTAGCGGCGGTTGAGGAAGAGGAACTGCATGCCGGTGGACGCCCGGGCGTGGTCGGGCGGAGCCGCGAGGCCCTCGATGGCGAGCGGCCCGTCGCCGCCCGACACGGGCAGCAGCGCCCCTGCCAGGTCGGCCCCCACGAACGCGGCGATCCGCTCGCGGCGGCTGTTCGTGGGCGGGGCGTTGAGCAGCGTCTTGCCGTCGTTCGACACGCGGAAGTGGATCTGCTCGTGGGGCAGGGCGATGCGGGTCACCATGTCCATCACGTGCCCGAGCTCGGTGCGGGCCGAGCGCAGGAACTTCTGCCGCGCGGGCGTGTTGTAGAAGAGGTTGCGCACCTCCACCGTGGTGCCCTGGGGCGCCCCGGCCGCCTTCGGCTCGGTGCGCTGGCCGCCGGCCACCTCGATCTCGGTGCCCGCCGCGGCGTCGCGCGGGCGCGACACCAGGCGCACCTGGGCCACCGAGCCGATGCTCGGCAGCGCCTCGCCGCGGAAGCCCAAGGTCGTGATGAAGAACAGGTCGTCCGACGTCCGCAGCTTGCTCGTGGCGTGCCGCCCGAAGCACTTCACCACGTCCTCGGCGTCCATCCCGCTGCCATCGTCGGTCACCCGCACCAGCTTGCGGCCGCCGTCCTCGAGCTGAACCTCGATGCGGGTGGCGCCCGCGTCAATGGCGTTCTCGACCAGTTCCTTGACCACGGAGGCCGGACGCTCGATCACCTCGCCGGCGGCGATCTTGTTGGCCACGAGATCGGGCAGTTCCCGGATCATGCCCACGCGGCAATCTCCTCCTGGAAGGGATTCGCCGCGGGCGGCCGCGGCGTGACTCTTTCGAGGAGCTGAACGTGCGGCGCAGGGTGTCGGGCCGGCCGCCTCAGCCCAGCTCGGCCGCGGGCCCGTCCCCCTGCACTACCTGGCCGATGACCGCGGCGCGTTCCCCCGCGCGGCGAATGCGCCGGACCGCGGCGTCGGCGTAGAACGGCGCGACGATCGCCACCATGCCCACGCCCAGGTTGAACGTGCGCCGCATCTCGTCGTCGCCCAGGCCCCCGAGCCGCTGCACCACGGCGAAGACGGGCTGGCTGGGCAGGGCGGCCCGGTCGAGGCGCGCCACGCAACGCCGCCCCATCGCGCGCTGGAGCCCGGGCAGCAGGCCGCCGTTGCCGACGTGGGCCAGACCGTGCACGACCCCCTTCACGCGGTAGCGTTCGAGCACGGCGCGGACGGCTTTCGCGTAGACCCGCGCGGGGCGCAGCAGCTCCTCGCGCAGGGGGCGCCGCAGCTCGAGCAGCACCTCGTCGAGCTGCGCCGGCCGCGCCCCCAGGAGCGTCTGGCGCACCCACGCGTCGCCGCTCCCGTGGAGCCCCGCCGACTCGATGCCCACCAACACATCGCCGGGCCGCACCTTCTGCGGCCCGTGGAGGAGGCGCTCGCGTTCCACCATGCCCACCACGAAGCCGGTCAGATCGTAGGGGCCGGGCGCGCAGGCGCCGGGGCGCACGTCAGTCATGCCGCCCAGCAGCGCGCAATCGGCCTGCCGGCAACCCGCGGCGATGCCGCGAAGGACCTGGAGCGCGACCGCGGGATCGGGCTCCCCCGTCGCCAGCCGGTGGACGAGGAACAGCGGCAGAGCGCCCCGCGCGAGCACTTCGTTCACGCAGGCCGCCGCGAGGCTCAGCCCCACGGACTCGTGTTCGGCCGGGTCCCGCGCGAGTTGCGGCTTCGGGCCCACGCCGCCGATGCCGGCCGCGAGCACCGGATTGCGGCAACGCCGGGCGAAGAGCCCCACCTGGCCCGGCATCGAGTAGAGGGCCGCCGCGCCCTCCTCGCCCTCGAGCACCGCCGGCCCGTAGGTCGAGCGGAACTGCCGCAGCACCTCCGCCTGGAACTGCTCTGCGCCGGCGCCACCGCCCTGCCCTGAACCCATCGCCGAGTCTCCCGCCAGGCCGCCGCTGCCCGGGGCGCTGCCCGCGCGCGTCCGCCGTCCGGCCCGAGTGTAACGCAACCGCGCCCCCTTGTCAACCACGGCTCCAGGGCGGGCGGGGGCAGGCCGCCAGGTTGACTTTGGCGCGCGCGGCTGCTAGAATCCCGGCGGCGTTTCGCCTTCCCGGCATCCGGAGGCGGCAGGGGCATGGCCAAGCTCAGCGTCGTCGTGCCCGTCTACAACGAGGAGCGGGCCGTCGCGGCGGTCCTCGCCGATCTCGACGCGGCGCTGCGTCGCGCCCCGGAGATCGCGGCCTTCGAGATTCTGGTGGTGGACGACGGCTCGACCGACGGTACGGCCCGCGCCGTGCAGGCGGCCGCCGAGGGCCGCCCCGCCGTCCGCCTGCTCGCGCGCGACCGCAACCGCGGCTACGGCTCGGCCCTCAAGCACGGCATCCGGCACGCGGCCCACGACCTGATCGCCATCGTGGACGGCGACGGGTCGTATCCCGCCGAGCAGTTGCCCGAGCTGCTTCGGGCGATGGGCGATGCGGCCATGGTGGTGGGCGCGCGCACGCGCGCCGGCGCCGTGCCCCTGCTGCGCCGCCCCGCCAAGTGGCTCCTCACCCGGCTCGCCAGCTATCTGGCCGACGAGAGGATCCCCGACCTCAATTCGGGCCTGCGCGTCTTCCGCCGCGACGTCTACCGCCGCCACGAGAACCTGCTGCCCCGCCGGTTCTCGTTCACCACCACGCTCACGCTGGCCGTGCTGTGCGACGACCTGCCCGTGGTCTTCGTGCCGATCGAGTACCGGCCGCGCGTGGGCCGCTCCAAGATCCGCCCGCTGCGCGACTCGCTCAACTTCCTCCTCCTCATCACCCGCACCATCACCCACTTCCGCCCGCTCAAGGTCCTCGGGCCGCTCGCCGCCGTCACCTTTCTGGCCGGCGCCGTCAAGGGCGCCTGGGACCTTCTCTGGCCGAGCGACCCCGCGATCGGGCCGAACCTCAAGACCTCCGACCTCCTGCTCCTGGTGGCCGGGGTGCAGCTCTTCGCGCTGGCGATGCTGGCCGATCTGGTGGCCAAGCGGCGGTGAGAGGGAGGCGTCCCGTTCCGGGACGAGGGCCGCCGCGGCTCATGGCCTCGAGCTGTGTCGCTCGCGGCCAGAATTCGCGGCGTCGCAGTCCCGCGTGGACTTCCGCACAGACCCTAGAGCCCCGGGAGGCCGAGGGGCACGTTCATCTTCGCTTGCAGCGCGTCGCGAATCGTCTTCCAGCCCTCTTCGGTGATCGTCCACTCCGCGCCAATCAGCCTGACCTGCACGTTGGCGAACTCGTAGACGTCCGCCGTGCCGATGTTGAGCAGCCGGTAGCTGAGGATGGTCCCCGTGACATCCGTCTCGCGGTTCACGGTGAACACATCGGCCTGCTCGGGCTTCAGCTCCCGGAAGAAGAACGTGATGCTCGTCGGGATGCCGTTCGTGTCCAGTTGCTGGAACCGGATGTCGGTCTTCTGCAACGACTTCACCGACACGGGGCCCAGGGGCAGTTCCTTGGCGGCGGCCGGCGTTTCGGCCCGGGGGCTTGTGAGGTCGCCCAGCCACTGGCGCAGCTTGCCCGACCGCATCAGCACCGCGTAGAGCACGAACGCGCCCATCAGCACGAGCGGCACGGCCACGCAGATCGCCAGGATCACGTATCTCCTGTTCTCTTCGCGGCGCTCGAGCCGCTCGCTCATATCCACGTACCAGTCAATATCTTCCTTGGCCTTGGGCATTCACAGGCTCCCTGGCGACAGGGTGTACGGCCCACCTGACCAGAGGGGTGCGCGGCGGACAGCCGCTCCCATTGTATGTCTGGCGCCATGCAATGTCAAACCGCAGGGCAGGCGGTGGACGAGGGATTTGACAGGCGGCGCGAGTTGGTGTAAGCTATCCACGAGTTCCGAGCGCCGAGGAAGTGAATCCCCCCTTGTCGTGTGCCAGGAAACCTGCCCGGCACACCCCCACGCCGTATGCAGGGACAACGACCGCGGAGGCCTTGTCCATGGTGAGAGTCCGGCTCTCGGGTGTTGGTGCGGCCCTGGTGATGGCAGCGGCGGCGGTGTGGGCGGGAGCGCCCGGCGGCGAGGGAGGGCGGCCGGGACGCGTGTTGTACCAGCTCAAGCGCGGCGCCAGCGCGGCGCAGTTGCAGGCCCTGGACGCGCGCGGCAAGGCCCACGGCCTGGCCACGCTTCGCACGCTCCAGGGGCTGGGTGTGCAGGTGGCGCAGATCGCCCGCGGCCAGAGCGCCGAGCGCGAGGTGTGCGCCGACCTGCTGGCCACGGGCGCCGTGGCGTTCGCCGAGCCCGACGCCCTGGTGCCCCCCGTCGCCCTGCCCAACGACACCTACTACGGCAGCCAGTGGCAGCACGCCTGCATCAATTCCCCCGGGGCCTGGGACCGCACGACCGGCAGCCCCTCGGTGCTCGCCGCCGTGTGCGACACGGGCGTGAGCTCGACCCACCCCGACCTCGCGGCCAACCTCCAGCTCCCGGGCTATAACGCCGTGGACGGCTCGACGAACACCGAGCCCGTCTACAACCACGGCACCGGCGTGGCCGGCTGCATCGGCGCCGTGGGCAACAACGGGGCCGGCGTGGCCGGCGTGGCCTGGACCGTGAAGATCCTGCCCATCCGCATCACCAACACGTCGGACGGCCTGGCCTACGTGTCCGACGCGGCCAATGGCATCCGCTACGCTGCCGACCGCGGGGCCAAGGTGGTCAACCTGAGCTACCTGATGGCCGGCTACTCCACGATTGACGCTGCCGCGCAGTACCTCCGCGGCAAGGGCGGCCTGCTCTTCGTGGCCGCCGGCAACAACGGCCAGGACCCGGGCTGGCCCGACTTCGCGTCGTTCGTGGCCGTGGGCGCCACCGACAGCGCCGACAACAAGGCGAGCTGGTCCAACTACGGCGCCTACATAGACATCGTGGCCCCCGGCGTCGGCGTCTACTCCACCACGGGCGCCAGCAGCTACGGCTCGATGAGCGGCACGTCCTTCTCGTCGCCCATCGCGGCCGGGCTGGGCGCGCTCCTCTACTCGATCAACCCGTCTGCCACCCCGGCCGAGGTCGAGAACGTCCTCTTCACCACCTGCAAGGACCTCGGGGCCGCGGGCGAGGACAACGTGTTCGGCCACGGGCGCATTGACGCCGCGGCCGCCGTCGCCAGGATGGCCAACGCGCGGCCCAACAGCCCGCCCCTCGCCGTGGCCGCCGCCAGTCCCACGAGCGGCGTGGCTCCGCTGGCGGTGACCTTCGACGGCTCGAGCTCGACCGACGCCGACGGCGCCATCGCGTCGTACCAGTGGGCCTTCGGCGACGGCGCCTCGGCCGCCGGCGCCACCCCCGCGCACACCTACACCGCGCCCGGCACCTACACGGCCACCCTCACCGTCACCGACAACCAGGGGGCCACCGACACCGACAGCGTCCAGATCACCGTAGACCCCGACCCGTCGCGGGTCGTGTTCGTGAAGAGCATCGACATGGCCCTTCGCAGCGTGCCGGCCGGCACCCTCGCCCTGGCCACGGTGAGCATCATGGACATCGCGGGCGCGCCCGTGCCCGGCGCCACCGTGAGCGGCTCGTGGAGCAGCCCCAAGGCGGGCACCGCCGCCGGCGTCACGGGAGCCGACGGCACGGTGACGCTCGAGTCGCCCAAGGTCAAGGGCAGCCCTCTCACGTTCACGATCACCGTCACGGGCGTTTCGGCCTCGGGCTACACGTACGACCCGAGCTTGAATCTGGAGACGACCGATTCGATCTCGACGGGCAGCGCGGTCAACCAGCCGCCGAAGGCCGTGGCCGCGGCCACCCCGACCGCCGGCCAGGCGCCGCTGACCGTGGACTTCAGCGGCGCAGGGTCGTCGGACCCCGACGGGCAGATCGCGTCGTACCAGTGGAACTTTGGCGACGGCACGACGGGCAGCGGGGCCGCCGTGCAGCACGTCTACTGGTCGCCCGGCACCTACACGGCCACGCTCACCGTCACCGACAACCAGGGCGCCGCGGGCACGGCCCAGGTCGTGATCGTCGTCTCCGACAGCACGGCCGAGTTCATCTGCGTGAAGAGCATCGCGCTGCGGCTGGTCGCGCAGCCGGGGGGCACGGCCATCGAGGCCACGGTCAGCATCGTGACCGGCGCGGGCGCGCCCGTGGCGGGCGCCACGGTGGCAGGGCAGTGGAGCGGCATCGTCACCGGCTCGGCCACGGCCGCCACCGACGCCGCGGGCCACGCCGTGTTCCTCTCGCGCAAGACCAAGAGCTCCGGCACCGCCACCTTCACGGTCACCGGCGTCACCCACGGCGGCTGCGTCTACGACCCGGCGGCGAACGGGGAGACGAGCGCTTCGATCACCAAGTAGCCGGCGCAGCCCCACACCCGGCCCGAGGGCAAGCCGTCGGGGGCGACCGGCTCGGCACTCGAGGCGATCTGACCCGGCGCGAAGGCCGGGACCATGAGGAGCAGAGAGCAGATGCCTGGCACCGCGCCTCGCGCGGGCTGCTGCTGTGCGCTCAGATGATCTCGAGGTAATCCCTGTCCGGCAGCTTCGGGAATGGCGCGGTGGGCAGCGTCTGATACCAGAAGGCCACCGACGCAATGTCGTCCTGGAGCGGCAGGTAGCGGCCGCCGTCGCGCCAGCCCAGGGCCTGAATCGTCACCCGCAGATCGCGCTCGAAGCGTATCGGGTCCATCACGTGCCAGCGGTACATCGAGAAGCGCATCTGCGAGCGATACGTGCCGTCGGGGCGGAACACCTGCATCCCGAGGAACGGCGTGGAGTAGGGCGTGTACTGGCCGGCCACGTCCCAGTTGTAGCACCCGCCGAAGTAATCCTCGGTGCCCGTGCCGCAGATGGTGGGGAACTCGCCGTCGCCGTCGAGATAGAACTTGATCTCCCCCTCGCCCCACCAGCCCGAGTTGTTGACGCCCCAGGCGAGGGCGGTGCCGACGTAGTGCCCCGTGCCGCGCACGCCGTCGAGGATCGTGTGGACCTCCTTGTAGGGCAGCGGGTTGCTGCGGCGGAACTGGGCGTGGAAGTAGGCCGCGTCGTCGGGCACCTCCGTCAACGTGTAGTCAATCTGGTAGTAGCACGTGATGTCGTCGTTGTGGCGGTTCTCCAGCGTGATGCGGCATTCCTTGCGGAAGGGCATCTCCCAGTAGCAGTTGTAGGCGCGGTTGGGGTTCACGGCCACGGGCAGCGAGTTGATCTGCGCGTATTGCCCCCAGGGCGAGGCGAAGAAATCGGCGGCAGGGCACTCGACCGACGGCTGCTCCTGCCCGTCCCAGTAGAAGCGCAGGATGTAGAAGCGTGCCTGGGCGCCCTTGAGCGACAGGTCGCCCGTGATCCAGATGTGCTGAATCGCCCCTGAGCCTTTGATATGCGCGAGCGTGAACGTCTCGCCCGCCTTGATGCGGACGCTGGGGGAGACCTTCCAGCCCTGGCCGAGGTCGCGGGCGCAGCGGGCGCCTGTGCCTTCGGTCGCCATGCCGGCCTTGCCCTTTTCGCCCGTGAAGTTCTCCGCGCAGATCGAGCGCGTCTTCGCCCGCGACACCCGCGACAGAT
The nucleotide sequence above comes from Planctomycetota bacterium. Encoded proteins:
- the mutL gene encoding DNA mismatch repair endonuclease MutL; the protein is MIRELPDLVANKIAAGEVIERPASVVKELVENAIDAGATRIEVQLEDGGRKLVRVTDDGSGMDAEDVVKCFGRHATSKLRTSDDLFFITTLGFRGEALPSIGSVAQVRLVSRPRDAAAGTEIEVAGGQRTEPKAAGAPQGTTVEVRNLFYNTPARQKFLRSARTELGHVMDMVTRIALPHEQIHFRVSNDGKTLLNAPPTNSRRERIAAFVGADLAGALLPVSGGDGPLAIEGLAAPPDHARASTGMQFLFLNRRYVRDKALASAIRQAYEGLLPRGRYPALFLFLQIDPREADFNVHPTKIEVRFRQGRRVFASVLGALRAALAAADLAPPLRPSAPVPPSWDHVRRSAPARAAEEFALRSPPVTPRLPFAAAPEHLDDARTRPRTVPAPADPFAAPDAPPAFLQLHGTYLVEETPEGFRVTDQHALHERVLYEELLQRSAEAKVEAQRLLMPEVVPLSAAEAALAAGALEPLRALGLEAELFGGDALTVRAVPRLTRDLDVGTLVHDLLAEMAEDEGEGGPGVSAVERHRRRLACALACKAAVKAGDPLRASEAAALLARRAALGPRADTCPHGRPTALVFSLGELERQFHRK
- the purM gene encoding phosphoribosylformylglycinamidine cyclo-ligase, which produces MGSGQGGGAGAEQFQAEVLRQFRSTYGPAVLEGEEGAAALYSMPGQVGLFARRCRNPVLAAGIGGVGPKPQLARDPAEHESVGLSLAAACVNEVLARGALPLFLVHRLATGEPDPAVALQVLRGIAAGCRQADCALLGGMTDVRPGACAPGPYDLTGFVVGMVERERLLHGPQKVRPGDVLVGIESAGLHGSGDAWVRQTLLGARPAQLDEVLLELRRPLREELLRPARVYAKAVRAVLERYRVKGVVHGLAHVGNGGLLPGLQRAMGRRCVARLDRAALPSQPVFAVVQRLGGLGDDEMRRTFNLGVGMVAIVAPFYADAAVRRIRRAGERAAVIGQVVQGDGPAAELG
- a CDS encoding glycosyltransferase family 2 protein, which produces MAKLSVVVPVYNEERAVAAVLADLDAALRRAPEIAAFEILVVDDGSTDGTARAVQAAAEGRPAVRLLARDRNRGYGSALKHGIRHAAHDLIAIVDGDGSYPAEQLPELLRAMGDAAMVVGARTRAGAVPLLRRPAKWLLTRLASYLADERIPDLNSGLRVFRRDVYRRHENLLPRRFSFTTTLTLAVLCDDLPVVFVPIEYRPRVGRSKIRPLRDSLNFLLLITRTITHFRPLKVLGPLAAVTFLAGAVKGAWDLLWPSDPAIGPNLKTSDLLLLVAGVQLFALAMLADLVAKRR
- a CDS encoding PKD domain-containing protein, with the protein product MVRVRLSGVGAALVMAAAAVWAGAPGGEGGRPGRVLYQLKRGASAAQLQALDARGKAHGLATLRTLQGLGVQVAQIARGQSAEREVCADLLATGAVAFAEPDALVPPVALPNDTYYGSQWQHACINSPGAWDRTTGSPSVLAAVCDTGVSSTHPDLAANLQLPGYNAVDGSTNTEPVYNHGTGVAGCIGAVGNNGAGVAGVAWTVKILPIRITNTSDGLAYVSDAANGIRYAADRGAKVVNLSYLMAGYSTIDAAAQYLRGKGGLLFVAAGNNGQDPGWPDFASFVAVGATDSADNKASWSNYGAYIDIVAPGVGVYSTTGASSYGSMSGTSFSSPIAAGLGALLYSINPSATPAEVENVLFTTCKDLGAAGEDNVFGHGRIDAAAAVARMANARPNSPPLAVAAASPTSGVAPLAVTFDGSSSTDADGAIASYQWAFGDGASAAGATPAHTYTAPGTYTATLTVTDNQGATDTDSVQITVDPDPSRVVFVKSIDMALRSVPAGTLALATVSIMDIAGAPVPGATVSGSWSSPKAGTAAGVTGADGTVTLESPKVKGSPLTFTITVTGVSASGYTYDPSLNLETTDSISTGSAVNQPPKAVAAATPTAGQAPLTVDFSGAGSSDPDGQIASYQWNFGDGTTGSGAAVQHVYWSPGTYTATLTVTDNQGAAGTAQVVIVVSDSTAEFICVKSIALRLVAQPGGTAIEATVSIVTGAGAPVAGATVAGQWSGIVTGSATAATDAAGHAVFLSRKTKSSGTATFTVTGVTHGGCVYDPAANGETSASITK
- a CDS encoding DUF2961 domain-containing protein, which translates into the protein MSGFNGLGMGLGNLSRVSRAKTRSICAENFTGEKGKAGMATEGTGARCARDLGQGWKVSPSVRIKAGETFTLAHIKGSGAIQHIWITGDLSLKGAQARFYILRFYWDGQEQPSVECPAADFFASPWGQYAQINSLPVAVNPNRAYNCYWEMPFRKECRITLENRHNDDITCYYQIDYTLTEVPDDAAYFHAQFRRSNPLPYKEVHTILDGVRGTGHYVGTALAWGVNNSGWWGEGEIKFYLDGDGEFPTICGTGTEDYFGGCYNWDVAGQYTPYSTPFLGMQVFRPDGTYRSQMRFSMYRWHVMDPIRFERDLRVTIQALGWRDGGRYLPLQDDIASVAFWYQTLPTAPFPKLPDRDYLEII